ACCTTCTTCCCGATCAATCTGGTCTTCCCTTCCGCGCTGATCCCGATGGGATTCTGGCTCGACATCGTGCTGCTGCTTTCGGGCAGCTGGACGGTGACGGCGGTTGTCGGCGCGATGGGCTGGGGCCTGCTCTTCTATCCGAGCAATTGGCCGGTGCTGGCGCAGTTTCATCAGGCGACCGAGGTCGACGGCGTGCTGCTCACACTCGCCGATCTCATCGGCTTCAACTACGTCCGCACGGGCACGCCCGAATATATCCGCATGATCGAGCGCGGCACGCTGCGCACCTTCGGTAAGGACGTCGTTCCGGTCGCGGCCTTCTTCTCCGGCTTCGTCTCGATGCTCGTCTACTTCCTCTGGTGGAAGGTCGGCGGCTGGTTCTCGACGACCGCCTATATCGACAACGAAGACGTCTGATCACGGAACAAAAAGACGAAAGGCCGGGGCGAGGCCGCCCCGGCGCCAAGAAAACAAGGGAGTCATAAACTGATGAAACGGCCAATCTTCCAAAAGCTCGCGGGAGCGTGCGCTGTGGGCTTCGCCGCAGCCGTCGCGATGCTGACGCTCTCCGCTACGCCGGCCGCCGCGCATGGCGAACGCTCGCAGCAGGCCTTCCTTCGGATGCGCACGCTGAACTGGTATGACGTCAAATGGTCGAAGACGTCGCTGAACGTCAATGAAGAGATGGAGCTGACCGGAAAGGTCCACGTCTTCTCCGGCTGGCCGCAGGCCGTCGCGAAGCCGCAGGAAGCCTTCCTCAATGTCGGCGAGCCGGGTCCGGTCCTCATCCGCAAGAGCGCCTCGGTGGGCGAAGTGCCGGTGCCGCGCACCTTCTCGATGGATGTCGGCTATGACTATGAATACAAGATCGGCCTGAAGGCGCGCCGTCCGGGGCGGTATCACGTCCATGTCCAGATCAATGTGAAGGATGGCGGTCCGATCGTCGGTCCCGGCCAGTGGATCGAGATCAAGGGCGACATGAAGGACTTCACCAATCCGGTGACGCTCCTCGACGGCTCGACCATCGATCTCGAAACCTACGGGATCAACTGGACATACGCCTATCACTTCATCTGGATGGCGGCCGCTCTCGTCTGGATCCTCTACTGGTTCCTGCAGAAAGGCATCATCGTTCGCGGCTGGCAGGTCGCGGCGGGCAAACGGCATGAGATGATCACGCCCAACGACAAGCGTTTCGGGGCCATCTGGCTCGCGGTCGCCATGCTTGCGCTGCTGATCTTCTACGCCAACGCCAACCGTGAATTCCCGCGCACGCTGCCCATGCAGGCGGGTTTGCTGACCGGCATTCCGTTCCTCGAGGATTCGCGGGCCGAGACGGTGTCTCTCCATTATTCGGGCGGCTCCTATAAGGTGCCCGGCCGCGAATTGACGATGAACGTGCAGATCACGAACAAAGGTCATGAGCCGCTGCGCATCGGCGAGTTCACGACCGCCGGCCTGCGCTTCCTCAATCCGGACGTGTTCACGACGCGCCCTGAATTCCCCGACTATCTGATGGCGGATCGCGGCCTTTCGGTGAACGATCCGACGCCGATCGCGCCGGGCGAGACCAGGAGCCTCGTCATCACGGTGCAGGATGCGCGCTTCGACGTCGAGCGCCTGTCCGACCTCGCCTACGATACGGACAGCCAGTTCGGCGGCCTCCTCTTCCTGTTCAGCCCCTCGGGCAAGCGCGAGAAGGTGGAAGTCGGCGGTCCGGTGATCCCGAAATTCCAGCTTGGCGCGACGCTCTAAGCTGAATTCAGCTCCACGCGGCTTTCCTCTTCTCCGCGTGTTGGTGTGAAGACTTGCCCGCCGGGTTCGTCCTGGCGGGCATTTTTGTTCGATGCTTTCGAAGGGCTTCCGCCTGACCGCCTCGTTACGCCGCACAGGCTACGCTATTACACAAGCAGTCCGGAAAGCGGCTGTTGCGGCGCTGGATGGCTTCGTCGGCTTCGCCGCCTCGCAGTGACGGCGGCACAGCGAGCGGATCACCCGAACCGATTGTTCTTCGGGAAGCCGCGCGGCGGCAGCCGTCCCGCTTCCGCGCGGTGGCCGATCCATTCGGACAGTTCCGCCTTCGAGACGTTGAACACGCGCCCCGCCGAATCCGTCCAGCGCAAACCGTCGGCCATCGCAAACACTTTCGCATCCGCGACGCCGCCATCCTTGTAGCGCTGCATGCGCACGCCCTTGCCGCGCGCCATGCGCGGCGCTTCCTCCAATGGGAAGACGAGAAGCTTCCTGTTCTCGCCGATAATCGCGACATGATCGCCCTCGGCTTCCGTCACGATCTTCAATTTCGCGGGCGGCTCGACCGTCAGCACGGCGCGGCCTTTCTTGGTCGACGACAAGAGATCGTCCTGCGCGACGACGAAGCCGCGCGCATCGTCGCCGATCAGCAATAGAGACGCGCCGGATGTGTGCGGCATGACGCGGGCGATGTCGGCGCCTTCGTCAATGTCGGCGTAGAGGCGGATGGGCTCGCCATGACCGCGCCCGCCCGGCAGTTTCGAAGCGTCGAGCGTGAAGGCCTTGCCATTGGTCGCGAGCACGAGAATCTTCGTCGTCGTCTGCGCGAAGAAGCTCGTATCCATCTCGTCGTCGCCCTTGAATTGCAGGGTCGACAAATCCTGCACATGGCCCTTGAGCGCGCGAATCCAGCCTTTTTTGGACACGACGACCGTGACCGGCTCGCGCTCGATCATCGCCTCCGCGAGGTCGAGATCGACCGCCGCCGGCGCATCCTCGAAAGTCGTGCGGCGCTTGCCGATCTCAGTCTGGGGTCCGTAGAGTTTTTTCAGATCGCGCACCTGCCCCGCGATCGTCTTCCACTGCTTGCCGTCGTCGCCGAGCAGGCTCTCGATCTCGGCGCGCTCACTGGTGAGATTGTCGAGTTCCTTGCGCAGCTCCATCTCTTCCAGCTTGCGCAAGGCGCGCAGGCGCGTATCGAGAATGTAATCGACCTGCAGATCGGTGAGACTGAAGGTCTTCTTCAGCTCGCCCTTGGCGTCGTCTTCCTCGCGGATGATCCGGATCACCTTGTCGAGATTGAGGAAGACGATGATCATGCCTTCCAATTGCTCGATGCGGCGCAGGATCGCCGCGAGACGATGGCGCGAGCGGCGCTGCAGAACGCTGCGGCGATGGTCGAGCCACTGACGCAGCGCCTCGTCGAGCGAGACGACGCGCGGCGTCACGCCGTCGACCAGCACGTTCATGTTCATGCTGAAGCGCGTTTCGAGCTCGGAGAACTTGAAAAGAGTCTCCATCATCAGCTTCGGGTCGATGTTGCGCGAACGGGGCTCGAAGACGATGCGCACATCCTCTGCGGACTCGTCGCGCACGTCGGCGACAAGCGGCAACTTCTTTTCCGAGATCAGCTCCGCGAGCTTCTCGATCAGGCGCGACTTCTGCACGCCATAGGGAATCTCGGTGACGACCGCCACCCAGCCCCCGCGCCCCTGCGGATCAGTGTCCCAGCGCGCGCGAACGCGGAAGGATCCGCGCCCGGTCCGATAGGCCTCGACGATGTCGGCCCGGCTGTCGACGATAACGCCGCCGGTGGGGAAATCCGGCCCCTGCACGAAGGTGAGCAATTGCTCGCTCGTCGCGGAGCGATGCGAGATGAGATAGAGCGCGGCGTCGCAAAGCTCGGAAAGATTGTGCGGCGGGATCGAGGTCGCCATGCCTACCGCGATGCCCTGCGCGCCATTGGCGAGCATATTGGGCAGCGCGGAAGGTAGAACGATCGGCTCCTTCTCCTCGCCGGAGTAATTCGGCTTGAAGTCGATCGCGTCCTCGTCGATGCCTTCGAGAAGTCCGCGCGCGACGGCCGTCATGCGCGCTTCCGTGTAGCGATAGGCGGCGGCCGAATCGCCGTCGATATTGCCGAAATTTCCCTGCCCGTCGACGAGCGGATAACGCGAGGAGAAATCCTGCGCGAGGCGCACCAGCGCGTCATAGATCGCCTGATCGCCATGCGGATGGTAGGAGCCCATCACGTCGCCGACGATCTTCGCGCATTTCTTGAAGGGCGCGCCGGGATCGAGCCGCAGCACATGCATGCCGTAGAGAATGCGCCGATGCACGGGCTTGAGGCCGTCGCGCGCGTCGGGCAGCGCGCGGTCGGTGATGGTCGAGAGCGCGTAACGCAGATAACGCACTTCCAGAGCCTCGCGCAGATCGACCGGCGTCACGACGCTCTCGCCGCCGCCATCCTTGCCGCCTTTGCCTCCCGAACCGCCCTTCTGCTGCGCCATCAACTCGTTCCTGTTTTTTCCGCCAGCCACCGTCCTATTGGCGCGCGGCGCGGCGCGCAAGCGCCTGAAAATCAGCGTCCGGGACGCTAAACTCAACTCTCAACGGGATTTTCATTTTTTCGGCGATAATGTTGCAAATTAGAGCTTGCGACGCTTTGGCGCCGTCCATAGAAAGGTAACCACAGCGCCGGCTCCGCTCCGCCTTCCCAAAGGCGCTTTCCTCTTAAGTTTCTGCGGCTTGCTCCTCATGACGTCAATCTTCAGAGTATTCGCGGTTTTCAGAGTATTCGCGGTTCTTGGCGTGGCGCTCTCCGTCGCGGGCGCCGCCCAGGCGGTTGAGAGCACGCAGATCGCGGTCAATGATTCGGCCCGCTCGCCGCACCGCTACCCGACAGACGCTCAGGAGGAGGCGCGCAACGACAGCGCCATGCAGGCCATGTGCCGCGAGATCATCGTCGACACCGATGAGGGCTATGGCGTGACGAATCGCGAATCGCGCGTGATTTGCGACGAGCTGCGCTGACATCCGGTCAGAGAATCGCGCGGATATAGAAGTCTCGCGACGCCGGCATGGAAGCGCCGCGCGGGGCGAACACGTCGCGCGTCAGAAAATATCCCGTCAGACGGAAAGCGTCGGCGAGCTGTTCGGTCGACGCGCTTTCACCCTCCGCCTGCAGCAGCCGCGGAAACGGCAGGAGGCGCTCACGCCAAGGCGCCGCGGCGGCCCTGTTCACCGCGCGGCCCGATTTCGGGGAAACAAAAGCGAGATCGTCTCGCGTTCCCGTCAGCGCGCATCGCTCCAGATCGAGTCCGAAACCGAGCGCGCCGAGAAGCGCGAGCTCGAATCGGGCCATCATCGGCGCCGCGCCCACGTCGCCAAGCGCCGTGGCGATGGCGTCGGCCGCTTCGAACAGCTCCTCATGCGGATCGCGCTCGGGCAGGAGACGAAGCAGCGCGGCGAGCGTCGCCACCCCATGCAAGGCCGCGCCGCGGTCGAGATAGCGCGCGGCGCGCGCGGCGAGCGGCTCGACCGCAAAGGCGCCCATATGGTCCTCCAGCCGCGCGCGCCAATTCACGGAAACGAGATTGCCCGGCTGCAGGACCGGGCGCAGCGCCTTGGATCGTCCGCCGCGAACCACGCCGAGATGGCGGCCATGGGCGCGGGTCATCAACTCCAGAATCACGGAGGTCTCCCCGTGCTTCCTGGCGCCGATGACCAGGCCTTCGTCCTGCCACTCCATGGCGTTTCTCGCGCGCTCCGCGACAGCGACAATCTAATCCCTCTCCCCCTTGCGGGGAGAAATGGGGCGCCGCGGCGACGGTCGCTTACTGCTCCGAGAGCTTCATTTCCGGGCTGTATTCCACGCCCTCGACCTCCTTCGTGATCGCCTGACCGCAGATCACGCGGCCCTGGGCGGAGTCGAAGGCGAGCGTCGGCCCGCCATAGAGCGACCAGCCCTTGCTCAGCGCCTCGGTCACGCGATGGCAGAAGGCGGCGTCGTCCGGACCGGTGAGATAGCGATAAACAGTGAGCCGCTTGGATTTCTTGGACATATCGACCTCGCAAAGAGGAATCCGTTAGCCGCCCTTGGGAAAATCGAGCCGCATCTCGCGGTAGCGCTCGGGATCTTCGGCCCAGTTTTCGCGCACCTTCACGAAAAGGAAAAGATGCACCTTCTGCTCGGCGGCCTCCGCGATCTCGCGCCGGGCCGCCGCGCC
The nucleotide sequence above comes from Methylocystis parvus OBBP. Encoded proteins:
- the amoA gene encoding bacterial ammonia monooxygenase, subunit AmoA, with translation MSLSNETVPAAGKAWASKEEFIGCVKLTDWILLLILFLVLLGSFHIHYMLLAGDWDFWIDFKDRRMWPTVAPIVAMCFAAAAQSFFWQKFRLPFGATVAVFALLVGEWINRYDNFWGWTFFPINLVFPSALIPMGFWLDIVLLLSGSWTVTAVVGAMGWGLLFYPSNWPVLAQFHQATEVDGVLLTLADLIGFNYVRTGTPEYIRMIERGTLRTFGKDVVPVAAFFSGFVSMLVYFLWWKVGGWFSTTAYIDNEDV
- the amoB gene encoding bacterial ammonia monooxygenase, subunit AmoB → MKRPIFQKLAGACAVGFAAAVAMLTLSATPAAAHGERSQQAFLRMRTLNWYDVKWSKTSLNVNEEMELTGKVHVFSGWPQAVAKPQEAFLNVGEPGPVLIRKSASVGEVPVPRTFSMDVGYDYEYKIGLKARRPGRYHVHVQINVKDGGPIVGPGQWIEIKGDMKDFTNPVTLLDGSTIDLETYGINWTYAYHFIWMAAALVWILYWFLQKGIIVRGWQVAAGKRHEMITPNDKRFGAIWLAVAMLALLIFYANANREFPRTLPMQAGLLTGIPFLEDSRAETVSLHYSGGSYKVPGRELTMNVQITNKGHEPLRIGEFTTAGLRFLNPDVFTTRPEFPDYLMADRGLSVNDPTPIAPGETRSLVITVQDARFDVERLSDLAYDTDSQFGGLLFLFSPSGKREKVEVGGPVIPKFQLGATL
- the parC gene encoding DNA topoisomerase IV subunit A produces the protein MAQQKGGSGGKGGKDGGGESVVTPVDLREALEVRYLRYALSTITDRALPDARDGLKPVHRRILYGMHVLRLDPGAPFKKCAKIVGDVMGSYHPHGDQAIYDALVRLAQDFSSRYPLVDGQGNFGNIDGDSAAAYRYTEARMTAVARGLLEGIDEDAIDFKPNYSGEEKEPIVLPSALPNMLANGAQGIAVGMATSIPPHNLSELCDAALYLISHRSATSEQLLTFVQGPDFPTGGVIVDSRADIVEAYRTGRGSFRVRARWDTDPQGRGGWVAVVTEIPYGVQKSRLIEKLAELISEKKLPLVADVRDESAEDVRIVFEPRSRNIDPKLMMETLFKFSELETRFSMNMNVLVDGVTPRVVSLDEALRQWLDHRRSVLQRRSRHRLAAILRRIEQLEGMIIVFLNLDKVIRIIREEDDAKGELKKTFSLTDLQVDYILDTRLRALRKLEEMELRKELDNLTSERAEIESLLGDDGKQWKTIAGQVRDLKKLYGPQTEIGKRRTTFEDAPAAVDLDLAEAMIEREPVTVVVSKKGWIRALKGHVQDLSTLQFKGDDEMDTSFFAQTTTKILVLATNGKAFTLDASKLPGGRGHGEPIRLYADIDEGADIARVMPHTSGASLLLIGDDARGFVVAQDDLLSSTKKGRAVLTVEPPAKLKIVTEAEGDHVAIIGENRKLLVFPLEEAPRMARGKGVRMQRYKDGGVADAKVFAMADGLRWTDSAGRVFNVSKAELSEWIGHRAEAGRLPPRGFPKNNRFG
- the recO gene encoding DNA repair protein RecO → MEWQDEGLVIGARKHGETSVILELMTRAHGRHLGVVRGGRSKALRPVLQPGNLVSVNWRARLEDHMGAFAVEPLAARAARYLDRGAALHGVATLAALLRLLPERDPHEELFEAADAIATALGDVGAAPMMARFELALLGALGFGLDLERCALTGTRDDLAFVSPKSGRAVNRAAAAPWRERLLPFPRLLQAEGESASTEQLADAFRLTGYFLTRDVFAPRGASMPASRDFYIRAIL
- a CDS encoding DUF1737 domain-containing protein, coding for MSKKSKRLTVYRYLTGPDDAAFCHRVTEALSKGWSLYGGPTLAFDSAQGRVICGQAITKEVEGVEYSPEMKLSEQ